One Pseudomonas abieticivorans genomic region harbors:
- a CDS encoding cysteine hydrolase family protein, which translates to MSTALLIIDVQVGLCTGADAAFEIDRVIANLNQVSTQARSVGAPVVLIQHEEPSGTLKVDSPGWQLAHGLHTAPNDVRIHKTTPDSFLRTSLLAQLQAKGITRLVIGGLQSEFCVDSTTRMALALGFDVVLLADGHSTVDNGVLTAAQISAHHTMTLGNLSSFGKRALVVAANDVVIA; encoded by the coding sequence ATGAGCACCGCATTGCTGATCATCGACGTCCAGGTTGGCCTGTGCACGGGGGCTGACGCCGCCTTCGAGATCGACCGCGTGATCGCCAATCTCAACCAGGTCAGCACGCAAGCCCGTAGCGTCGGCGCACCGGTGGTGCTGATCCAACATGAAGAGCCCAGCGGCACGCTGAAGGTCGACAGCCCCGGCTGGCAATTGGCGCACGGCCTGCACACCGCACCAAACGATGTGCGCATACACAAGACCACCCCGGATTCGTTTTTGCGCACCAGCCTGTTGGCGCAATTGCAGGCCAAAGGCATCACCCGCCTGGTGATCGGTGGGTTGCAGAGCGAATTTTGCGTCGACTCCACCACCCGCATGGCGTTGGCCCTGGGATTTGACGTGGTACTGTTGGCGGATGGGCATTCCACGGTAGACAACGGCGTGCTGACGGCCGCGCAGATCAGTGCGCACCACACTATGACGCTGGGCAATCTGAGCAGTTTTGGCAAGCGGGCGTTGGTGGTGGCTGCCAACGACGTGGTAATCGCCTGA
- a CDS encoding LysR family transcriptional regulator, with protein MLPSLTTIISRLRLKQLRLLIALDEFGSLHKAAESIAITQPGATKALHEIESTLGSTLFERTSKGLEANDLGRCVIRYARLIHTDVAHLREEMLGILQGHGGRLSIGVIMGAVPSLVESLARLRVKQPQLSFEIVEDTSARLLTLLDEGRLDLAICRTSVSKRPAAYDCRYRDQEPLIVVAHPLHPLAAHADLSLSDLADSRWVVFPVNMPMRLTLEREFREADLSFPLYPIETSSTFTTLSLLLQDPNLVAVMPLDVAQMAVDHGMLVQLPLELTSRSEPYEIVTRHGVALTVPTQLLIDELTALPPGHSPV; from the coding sequence ATGCTGCCCTCCCTCACCACCATCATTTCCCGCTTGCGTCTCAAGCAACTGCGCTTGTTGATTGCCCTGGACGAGTTCGGCTCGCTGCACAAGGCCGCCGAGTCCATCGCCATCACCCAGCCCGGCGCCACCAAGGCCCTGCACGAGATCGAGTCGACCCTGGGCTCGACCCTGTTCGAGCGCACCAGCAAGGGCCTGGAGGCCAACGACCTGGGCCGTTGCGTGATTCGTTATGCACGGCTGATCCACACCGACGTGGCGCACCTGCGCGAAGAGATGCTCGGCATACTGCAGGGGCACGGCGGGCGCCTGTCGATCGGGGTGATCATGGGCGCGGTGCCCAGCCTGGTGGAAAGCCTGGCGCGGTTGCGGGTCAAGCAGCCGCAACTGTCGTTCGAGATCGTCGAGGACACCAGCGCACGCCTGCTGACGCTGCTCGACGAGGGCCGCCTGGATTTGGCGATCTGCCGGACCAGTGTGAGCAAACGCCCGGCGGCTTACGACTGCCGCTATCGCGACCAGGAGCCGCTGATCGTGGTCGCCCACCCCCTGCACCCACTGGCCGCGCATGCCGACCTGAGCTTGAGCGATCTGGCCGATTCGCGCTGGGTGGTGTTCCCGGTGAACATGCCGATGCGCCTGACCCTGGAACGCGAGTTCCGCGAGGCCGACCTGAGCTTCCCGCTGTACCCAATCGAAACCTCGTCCACTTTCACCACCTTGTCGCTGCTGCTGCAAGACCCCAACCTGGTGGCGGTGATGCCCCTGGACGTGGCGCAGATGGCCGTCGACCACGGCATGCTGGTGCAGTTGCCGCTGGAGCTGACCTCGCGCAGCGAGCCTTACGAGATTGTCACCCGCCATGGGGTGGCCCTGACCGTGCCCACGCAACTGTTGATCGATGAGTTGACGGCCCTGCCCCCCGGGCATTCGCCTGTGTAG
- the araD1 gene encoding AraD1 family protein — translation MRLIQFQTPQGQRHVGVIDGDLIQVVNATPSTRELALSAIRQGRGLVDEVLVRGTHASEHSYRLALQEGRVLPPLDHEDPAHCLVSGTGLTHLGSASTRDKMHQQNIADQAALTDTARIFQWGIEGGRPAAGTVGVQPEWFYKGDGSIVVRPGQAFQSPTFAEDAGEEPELTGLYVVGDDGKPYRVGFALGNEFSDHVMERRNYLYLAHSKLRNCSYGPELRVGELPRHLAGVSRIRRGEEVVWEKEFLSGEDNMCHSLENLEYHHFKYKQFLRPGDVHVHFFGTATLSVADNIKTQAGDRFEISMSEFGAPLINSIQVGEPELGAGQVSAL, via the coding sequence ATGCGCTTGATCCAATTCCAAACCCCGCAAGGCCAGCGTCACGTCGGCGTGATCGACGGCGACCTGATCCAAGTGGTCAACGCCACCCCAAGCACCCGCGAACTGGCCCTGAGCGCCATCCGCCAAGGCCGCGGCCTGGTCGATGAAGTGCTCGTCCGTGGCACCCACGCCAGCGAACACAGTTACCGCCTGGCGCTGCAAGAAGGCCGCGTGCTGCCGCCGCTGGACCACGAAGACCCGGCCCACTGCCTGGTCAGTGGCACCGGCCTGACTCACCTGGGCAGCGCCTCGACCCGCGACAAAATGCACCAGCAGAACATCGCCGACCAAGCCGCCCTGACCGATACCGCGCGGATCTTCCAGTGGGGCATCGAGGGCGGCCGCCCTGCAGCGGGCACCGTGGGCGTGCAGCCGGAATGGTTCTACAAGGGCGATGGCTCGATCGTCGTGCGCCCGGGGCAGGCCTTCCAGTCGCCGACCTTCGCCGAGGACGCCGGTGAAGAGCCGGAGCTGACCGGCCTTTACGTGGTGGGCGATGACGGCAAGCCTTATCGCGTGGGCTTTGCCTTGGGCAACGAGTTCTCCGACCACGTGATGGAGCGTCGCAACTACCTGTACCTGGCGCACTCCAAGCTGCGCAATTGCTCCTACGGCCCGGAGCTGCGGGTGGGCGAATTGCCGCGTCACCTGGCCGGCGTCAGCCGTATCCGCCGCGGCGAGGAAGTGGTGTGGGAAAAAGAGTTTCTCAGCGGCGAGGACAATATGTGCCACAGCCTGGAAAACCTTGAGTACCATCATTTCAAATACAAGCAGTTCCTGCGCCCCGGTGACGTGCACGTGCACTTTTTCGGCACCGCGACGCTGTCGGTGGCCGACAACATCAAGACCCAGGCCGGCGACCGTTTCGAGATCAGCATGAGCGAGTTTGGCGCGCCGCTGATCAACAGCATTCAAGTGGGCGAGCCGGAACTGGGTGCCGGGCAAGTCAGCGCGCTCTGA
- a CDS encoding MFS transporter: MKTSPVSAAPLKAAAHVDTSRPTTVRWRIFLILLLLSAINYIDRASLSVAMPLISTEFEMTPALEGLMLSAFFWSYALMQIPGGMLLDRFQVRNIVGVATVGWGFFQAIAGGAHNWMMLLATRIGLGVAESPIMPAGAKLNGAWLTPNERGRGATLVDGGAPLGTALGAIIIAGLITWFDSWRIAFFIAGIGTMVVGVWAWWYIRNNPAEHPKVNAAELAYITDANDEAKKTHGERTAILKDLLKSRSVLAMFAGYACYNSVFYGLLTWMPSYLHKVHNLDIKAMGGATFLIFMCGFIGELCGGWLADKWKGAGASPNTVMRSMFGGSAVIAALCILVVAYTPDAVAVISLLCVALFFIRWCGMYWCLPAILGGKSKAGVLGGSMNFCGNMVGVIVPILIGLIVQFTDSYFLALIFFVFMAVGLALFSALIDYRERGLA; the protein is encoded by the coding sequence ATGAAAACCAGTCCTGTATCGGCCGCGCCGCTCAAGGCCGCCGCCCACGTTGACACCTCGCGCCCGACCACCGTGCGCTGGCGCATCTTCCTGATCTTGCTGCTGTTGTCGGCGATCAACTACATCGACCGTGCTTCGTTGTCGGTGGCCATGCCGCTGATTTCCACTGAGTTCGAGATGACCCCGGCCCTGGAAGGCCTGATGCTCAGCGCATTTTTCTGGTCGTACGCCTTGATGCAGATCCCCGGCGGCATGCTGCTGGACCGTTTCCAGGTGCGCAACATCGTCGGCGTCGCCACCGTGGGCTGGGGCTTTTTCCAGGCCATCGCGGGCGGGGCGCACAACTGGATGATGCTGCTGGCCACCCGCATCGGCCTGGGCGTGGCCGAGTCGCCGATCATGCCGGCCGGCGCCAAACTCAACGGCGCCTGGCTCACCCCTAACGAGCGTGGCCGTGGCGCGACCCTGGTCGACGGCGGCGCCCCGCTGGGCACAGCCTTGGGTGCGATCATCATCGCAGGGCTGATCACCTGGTTCGATTCCTGGCGCATCGCCTTCTTCATTGCCGGTATCGGCACCATGGTCGTTGGCGTGTGGGCCTGGTGGTACATCCGCAACAACCCGGCCGAGCACCCCAAGGTCAACGCGGCTGAACTGGCCTACATTACCGACGCCAACGACGAAGCGAAAAAGACCCATGGTGAGCGCACGGCAATCCTCAAGGACTTGCTCAAAAGCCGTTCGGTGTTGGCCATGTTCGCCGGCTACGCCTGCTACAACAGCGTGTTCTACGGCCTGCTGACCTGGATGCCGAGCTACCTGCACAAGGTGCACAACCTGGACATCAAGGCCATGGGTGGCGCGACCTTCTTGATCTTCATGTGTGGCTTCATTGGCGAGCTGTGTGGCGGCTGGCTGGCCGACAAGTGGAAAGGCGCTGGCGCATCCCCCAACACCGTCATGCGCAGCATGTTTGGCGGCTCGGCCGTGATCGCCGCGCTGTGCATCCTGGTGGTGGCCTACACGCCTGACGCCGTGGCCGTGATTTCGTTGCTGTGCGTGGCGCTGTTCTTCATCCGCTGGTGCGGCATGTACTGGTGCCTGCCGGCCATCCTGGGTGGCAAGAGCAAGGCTGGTGTGCTGGGCGGCAGCATGAACTTCTGCGGCAACATGGTCGGGGTGATCGTGCCGATCCTCATCGGCCTGATCGTGCAGTTCACCGATTCGTATTTCCTGGCGTTGATCTTCTTCGTGTTCATGGCCGTGGGCCTGGCGCTGTTCTCCGCCCTGATCGACTACCGCGAGCGCGGCTTGGCCTGA
- a CDS encoding UxaA family hydrolase, protein MQLITTTGNQSVANAVIRLNPLDDVLIARQPLPKGLELAVEGLVAQDAIPSGHKIATHDIEVGQPLRRYGQIIGFASQPIKAGQHVHVHNLAMGDFSRDYAFGVDARGSAVRTEDTFMGIVRADGRVATRNYVGILTSVNCSATVAKAIADHFRRDINPQALADYPNVDGVVALTHSFGCAVDPGGEALAMLQRTLGGYAIHPNFASVLMIGLGCETNQISDLLKAQGLEKGEFLRAFTIQGTGGTSKTIASGIAQVNELLGEANRVQREPVSAKHLIIGLQCGGSDGYSGITANPALGNAVDRLVAAGGTAILSETPEIYGAEHLLTRRAVSQAVGEKLISRIHWWEAYCERMNAELNNNPSAGNKAGGLTTILEKSLGAVAKAGSSDLVDVYEYAETVKAHGLVFMDTPGYDPISATGQVAGGANLIAFTTGRGSAYGCAPSPSIKLATNTRLWETQEEDMDVNCGGIADGSMTIEERGEHIYRLMLRIASGERSKSEQHGYGQNEFVPWQIGAIT, encoded by the coding sequence ATGCAACTCATAACGACAACAGGCAACCAAAGCGTTGCCAACGCCGTGATCCGGCTCAACCCGCTGGATGACGTACTGATTGCCCGCCAACCGCTGCCCAAGGGATTGGAACTGGCCGTGGAAGGCCTGGTCGCGCAGGACGCGATCCCTTCCGGGCACAAGATCGCCACCCACGACATCGAAGTGGGCCAGCCGCTGCGCCGCTACGGGCAGATCATTGGCTTTGCCAGCCAGCCGATCAAGGCTGGTCAGCACGTGCACGTACATAACCTGGCCATGGGTGATTTTTCCCGAGACTACGCCTTTGGTGTCGACGCGCGTGGCAGCGCGGTGCGCACCGAGGACACCTTCATGGGCATCGTGCGCGCCGATGGCCGCGTGGCCACCCGCAACTACGTGGGCATCCTGACCTCGGTCAACTGCTCGGCCACCGTGGCCAAGGCGATTGCCGACCACTTTAGGCGCGACATCAACCCACAGGCGTTGGCGGACTACCCCAACGTCGATGGCGTGGTGGCCTTGACTCACAGTTTCGGCTGCGCGGTCGATCCCGGTGGCGAGGCGCTGGCCATGCTGCAACGGACCCTGGGCGGCTACGCCATCCATCCCAACTTTGCCTCTGTGCTGATGATTGGCCTGGGTTGCGAAACCAACCAGATCAGCGACCTGCTCAAGGCTCAGGGCCTGGAGAAGGGCGAGTTCCTGCGCGCCTTCACCATCCAGGGCACCGGTGGTACGTCCAAGACCATCGCCAGCGGTATTGCCCAAGTCAACGAGCTGCTGGGCGAGGCCAATCGCGTGCAGCGCGAACCGGTGAGTGCCAAGCACCTGATCATCGGCCTGCAATGCGGCGGCTCCGATGGCTATTCCGGGATCACCGCCAACCCAGCCCTGGGCAATGCGGTAGACCGACTGGTCGCCGCCGGTGGCACCGCGATCCTTTCCGAAACCCCGGAAATTTATGGCGCCGAACACCTGCTCACGCGCCGCGCCGTCAGCCAGGCGGTGGGCGAGAAACTGATCAGCCGCATCCACTGGTGGGAAGCTTACTGCGAGCGCATGAACGCCGAACTCAACAACAATCCATCGGCCGGCAACAAGGCCGGGGGCCTGACCACCATCCTGGAAAAATCCCTGGGGGCGGTGGCCAAGGCCGGTTCCAGCGACCTGGTTGACGTGTATGAGTACGCCGAAACGGTGAAGGCCCACGGCCTGGTGTTCATGGACACCCCCGGCTACGACCCGATTTCGGCCACCGGCCAAGTCGCCGGTGGTGCCAACCTGATCGCCTTTACCACCGGCCGTGGCTCGGCCTACGGCTGTGCGCCGTCGCCATCGATCAAACTGGCAACCAACACGCGCCTGTGGGAAACCCAGGAGGAAGACATGGACGTGAACTGCGGCGGCATCGCCGACGGCAGCATGACCATTGAGGAGCGCGGCGAGCACATCTACCGCCTGATGTTGCGCATTGCCTCCGGCGAGCGCAGCAAAAGCGAACAGCACGGCTACGGCCAGAACGAATTCGTGCCGTGGCAGATCGGTGCCATCACCTGA
- a CDS encoding aldehyde dehydrogenase (NADP(+)), with translation MTQISGLNFIGGQRSGAGSVKLQSLDASTGEALPYYFVQASEAEVDAAAIVAAQAYPAYRSLPAVRRAEFLDAIADEIDALGDDFVATVCRETALPAGRIQGERGRTSGQMRLFAQVLRRGDFYGARIDTALPERKPLPRVDLRQCRLGVGPVAVFGASNFPLAFSTAGGDTAAALAAGCPVVFKAHGGHMATAEYVALAILRAAQRTEMPAGVFNMIYGGGVGAALVKHPAIQAVGFTGSLAGGRALCDMAAARAQPIPVFAEMSSINPILVLPQALQLRGANIASELGASVMMGAGQFCTSPGLVLGIRGEAFSAFAQGLAEYFSAQPAQTLLNAGGLVSYAKGLDRLGATPGVRHLAGTAQSGNQACPQLFQADASLLLKGNEVLQEEVFGPTTILVEVADKAQLLQALHSLHGQLTATLIAEPDDLVAFADLVPVLEHKAGRLLLNGYPTGVEVCDAMVHGGPYPATSDARGTSVGTLAIDRFLRPVCYQNYPDSLLPDALKDGNPLGVVRLLNGHASAERVIR, from the coding sequence ATGACTCAGATTAGCGGACTCAACTTTATCGGCGGCCAGCGCAGCGGCGCCGGCAGCGTAAAACTGCAAAGCCTGGATGCCAGCACTGGCGAGGCTTTGCCGTATTATTTTGTACAAGCCAGCGAAGCTGAAGTGGACGCCGCAGCCATCGTGGCTGCCCAGGCGTACCCGGCGTATCGCAGCTTGCCAGCGGTGCGCCGTGCCGAATTTCTGGACGCCATCGCCGACGAGATCGACGCCTTGGGCGATGATTTCGTCGCCACCGTGTGCCGTGAAACCGCGCTGCCTGCCGGCCGTATCCAGGGTGAGCGTGGGCGTACCAGCGGGCAAATGCGCTTGTTTGCCCAAGTGTTGCGTCGGGGTGACTTTTACGGTGCGCGCATCGACACCGCGCTGCCGGAGCGCAAGCCGCTGCCGCGCGTAGACCTGCGCCAATGCCGCTTGGGCGTAGGCCCGGTGGCGGTGTTTGGGGCCAGCAACTTTCCGCTGGCGTTTTCCACCGCCGGTGGCGATACCGCAGCGGCCTTGGCCGCCGGTTGCCCAGTGGTGTTCAAGGCCCACGGCGGGCACATGGCAACCGCTGAATATGTGGCCCTGGCCATCCTGCGCGCGGCGCAGCGCACCGAGATGCCGGCGGGCGTGTTCAACATGATCTACGGCGGCGGTGTGGGCGCGGCGTTGGTCAAGCACCCGGCGATCCAGGCCGTGGGCTTTACCGGCTCACTGGCCGGTGGCCGCGCGCTGTGCGACATGGCGGCGGCACGGGCGCAGCCGATTCCGGTGTTTGCCGAGATGTCGAGCATCAACCCTATCCTGGTGCTGCCCCAGGCGCTACAGCTTCGCGGGGCGAACATCGCCAGCGAACTGGGGGCATCGGTGATGATGGGGGCAGGGCAGTTCTGCACCAGCCCTGGGTTGGTACTGGGCATTCGCGGCGAGGCGTTCAGTGCCTTCGCGCAAGGTTTGGCCGAGTACTTCAGTGCCCAACCGGCGCAGACGCTGCTCAATGCCGGTGGCCTGGTCAGCTACGCCAAGGGCCTTGACCGCTTGGGCGCCACACCGGGTGTTCGCCACCTGGCGGGCACGGCACAATCGGGCAACCAGGCCTGCCCGCAGTTGTTCCAGGCCGATGCCAGCCTGTTGCTCAAGGGCAACGAAGTGCTGCAGGAAGAGGTGTTCGGGCCGACCACGATCCTGGTCGAAGTGGCTGACAAGGCGCAATTGCTGCAAGCGTTGCACAGCTTGCACGGCCAGTTGACGGCCACGTTGATTGCCGAGCCCGACGACCTGGTGGCCTTCGCCGACCTGGTGCCGGTGCTGGAGCACAAGGCCGGGCGGCTGTTGCTCAATGGTTACCCGACCGGGGTCGAGGTGTGTGATGCCATGGTGCACGGCGGGCCTTACCCGGCGACGTCCGATGCACGCGGGACGTCGGTGGGCACCTTGGCGATCGATCGGTTTTTGCGGCCGGTGTGCTATCAGAATTACCCGGACAGTTTGTTGCCCGATGCGCTGAAGGATGGCAACCCGTTGGGGGTTGTGCGGTTACTGAATGGCCACGCCAGTGCCGAGCGAGTCATTCGCTGA
- a CDS encoding response regulator transcription factor has protein sequence MDILLIEDDPVHRAFLKEVIEVALPECTRLLEAEDGQVGERLAQEFGVTHVVMDLQMPRRTGVEAARSIWRDRPETSIMFWSNYADEAYVRGISRIVPEGAAYGYILKTASEERLRLALRSLFIEQQCVIDREVRGVQQKSQNHLLGLTDTEYEVLQDIALGLTDRTIAQRRNLSLRSVQNRLQQLYEKLGVRQPLEESDGNPAFNLRARAVNVALLRKLLNRTALEQAEIELQEWLKNPRFDYLQR, from the coding sequence ATGGACATCCTGCTGATCGAAGACGACCCCGTGCACCGCGCCTTCCTCAAGGAAGTGATTGAGGTGGCCTTGCCCGAATGCACCCGCCTGCTGGAGGCCGAGGACGGCCAGGTGGGCGAACGGCTGGCCCAGGAGTTTGGCGTTACCCACGTGGTGATGGACCTGCAGATGCCCCGCCGTACCGGAGTGGAGGCAGCACGCTCGATCTGGCGTGACCGCCCGGAGACGTCGATCATGTTCTGGTCCAACTACGCCGACGAAGCCTATGTGCGGGGTATTTCGCGCATCGTGCCAGAGGGCGCCGCCTACGGTTACATCCTCAAGACCGCTTCCGAAGAGCGCTTGCGCCTGGCGCTGCGCAGCCTGTTCATCGAACAGCAATGCGTGATCGATCGCGAGGTGCGCGGCGTGCAGCAAAAAAGCCAGAACCATTTGCTGGGCCTGACCGACACCGAATACGAAGTGCTGCAGGACATCGCCTTGGGGCTGACCGACCGCACCATTGCCCAGCGCCGCAACCTGTCGCTGCGCAGCGTGCAGAACCGCTTGCAGCAACTGTACGAGAAACTGGGGGTGCGCCAGCCGCTGGAGGAAAGCGACGGCAACCCGGCGTTCAACCTCAGGGCACGGGCGGTGAACGTGGCGTTGCTGCGCAAATTGCTCAACCGAACGGCGCTGGAACAGGCGGAGATCGAGTTGCAGGAGTGGTTGAAGAATCCGCGGTTTGATTACCTACAGCGCTAA
- a CDS encoding GAF domain-containing sensor histidine kinase, with translation MAPRAPIAAEHVLHHFLGISRALAGRLDFQSMIDAVSEEIRFILPHDHLDVSLILDGHSHLSAYETGVHTSWSDFAVHPLPIAQSPIRALLLGEEAYILSDDAMNDERFRFPGALNHPIFDARLRSRLHVPLRARGEVMGALSCSKHTAHYYTLDDVRHTQHVADLLASYLYALRQTDKAKQLAIAQAQIRAREEGLRLGVLRLTEELENERQRIGMDLHDQTLADMTRLHRRIGRLQLQDSVPGSELAPISLALQESMQELRLIIDAVKPTVLQLFGFEEGLEDLLLRSVRNSGLAIATHLHDSTEGLGNRLAEAQQIALFRIIQEAVNNAIKHAAPGSITVNITATDSHLHLTILDDGLGLDSASRLETGGIKNMQVRAQLLSAQVQIDKGPHGKGTCVQVSLPLPPSPEPL, from the coding sequence ATGGCACCCAGAGCCCCGATCGCGGCCGAACATGTGCTGCACCATTTTCTCGGTATCTCCCGCGCCCTGGCCGGTCGCCTGGATTTTCAGTCGATGATCGACGCGGTGTCCGAAGAGATCCGCTTCATCCTGCCCCACGACCACCTGGACGTGAGCCTGATCCTGGACGGCCACAGCCATCTGTCGGCCTACGAGACCGGCGTGCACACCTCCTGGAGCGATTTTGCCGTGCACCCGCTGCCCATCGCGCAAAGCCCGATCCGCGCGCTGTTGCTGGGCGAGGAGGCGTATATCCTCAGCGATGACGCCATGAACGATGAGCGCTTCCGGTTCCCCGGCGCCCTCAACCACCCGATTTTCGATGCGCGCCTGCGCAGCCGCCTGCACGTGCCGTTGCGCGCCCGCGGCGAGGTGATGGGTGCACTCAGCTGCTCCAAGCACACCGCCCACTATTACACCCTGGACGACGTGCGCCACACCCAGCACGTGGCTGACCTGTTGGCGTCCTACCTGTATGCCTTGCGCCAAACCGACAAGGCCAAGCAGTTGGCCATCGCCCAGGCGCAGATCCGCGCCCGCGAAGAAGGCTTGCGCCTGGGCGTGCTACGCCTGACCGAGGAGCTTGAGAACGAACGCCAGCGCATCGGCATGGACCTGCACGACCAGACCCTGGCCGACATGACCCGCCTGCACCGGCGCATCGGCCGCCTGCAACTGCAAGACAGCGTACCGGGCAGCGAGCTTGCGCCCATCAGCCTGGCCCTGCAGGAAAGCATGCAAGAGTTGCGGCTGATCATCGATGCGGTCAAACCCACAGTGCTGCAGTTGTTCGGCTTTGAAGAAGGCCTGGAAGACCTGCTGCTGCGCAGCGTGCGCAACAGCGGCCTGGCCATCGCCACCCACCTGCACGACAGCACCGAAGGGCTGGGCAACCGCTTGGCCGAGGCGCAGCAGATCGCCCTGTTCCGCATCATCCAGGAAGCGGTGAACAACGCCATCAAACATGCCGCACCGGGCTCGATCACCGTGAACATCACCGCCACCGACAGCCATCTGCACTTGACCATCCTGGATGACGGGCTGGGCCTGGACAGCGCCAGCCGCCTGGAAACCGGGGGCATCAAGAACATGCAAGTGCGTGCGCAACTGCTCAGCGCCCAGGTCCAGATCGACAAAGGGCCCCATGGCAAAGGCACCTGCGTGCAGGTCAGCCTGCCACTGCCGCCCTCGCCCGAACCGCTTTGA
- a CDS encoding ABC transporter substrate-binding protein, protein MKRHPLRCALLSTALLISPFMLAQAATADKTIALSNNYAGNSWRQGMLASWQKTTDQAVKAGVIASADSFTTGENQATEQAAQIQNLILQGYNAIVIDAASPTALNGAVKQACDAGIIVVSFDGVVTEPCAYRLSMDFKQSGLDGMDYLAKRFPQGANVLEVRGLAGVSVDEQIHSGVSAGAAKYPNLKIVGSVNGNWSQTAAQKAVAGVLPSLPKIDAVVTQGDDGYGVAQAFGAAGRPVPVIIFGNREEELSWWKKQKDANGYESFSISSAPSISSLAFWVAQQLLDGKQMPHDLLSPALSVTQDTLESSLKGVEKGGIVSQVYSVDDVAKLTASKPQ, encoded by the coding sequence ATGAAACGTCATCCGTTGCGCTGCGCGCTGCTTTCTACTGCACTGTTGATTTCCCCCTTCATGCTCGCCCAGGCCGCCACGGCCGACAAAACCATTGCCTTGTCCAACAACTACGCCGGCAACTCCTGGCGCCAGGGCATGCTCGCCAGTTGGCAGAAAACCACCGACCAGGCCGTGAAGGCCGGGGTGATTGCCTCGGCCGATTCCTTCACCACCGGCGAAAACCAGGCCACCGAGCAGGCCGCGCAAATCCAGAACCTGATCCTTCAGGGCTATAACGCCATCGTCATCGACGCCGCCTCGCCCACCGCCCTCAATGGCGCGGTAAAGCAGGCCTGTGACGCCGGCATCATCGTGGTGTCGTTCGACGGGGTGGTGACCGAGCCGTGCGCCTATCGCCTGTCCATGGACTTCAAGCAAAGCGGCCTGGACGGCATGGATTACCTGGCCAAGCGCTTTCCCCAGGGCGCCAACGTGCTGGAAGTGCGCGGCCTGGCCGGGGTTTCGGTGGACGAGCAGATTCACTCGGGCGTAAGCGCCGGTGCGGCGAAATACCCAAACCTGAAAATCGTTGGCTCGGTGAACGGCAACTGGTCGCAGACTGCCGCGCAAAAAGCCGTGGCCGGGGTATTGCCCAGCCTGCCGAAGATCGACGCGGTGGTGACCCAGGGCGATGACGGGTATGGCGTGGCGCAGGCATTCGGCGCAGCCGGTCGGCCGGTGCCGGTGATCATTTTTGGCAACCGCGAAGAAGAGCTGTCGTGGTGGAAAAAACAGAAAGACGCCAACGGCTACGAAAGCTTCTCCATCTCCAGTGCCCCGAGCATTTCCAGCCTGGCGTTCTGGGTGGCCCAGCAACTGCTTGATGGCAAGCAGATGCCCCATGACCTGTTGTCGCCAGCGCTGAGCGTGACCCAGGACACCCTCGAATCCTCGCTCAAGGGCGTTGAGAAGGGCGGTATTGTCAGCCAGGTGTACAGCGTCGATGACGTGGCCAAGCTGACCGCCTCCAAACCCCAGTAA